The genome window ACTGTAGCGATGCGACGCCAGTCGCGTCTATTGCCGAGCGGAAAACCTGAGAGTGATAGACCTCGCGAGCGCGAGTTCGCTACAGAGTTCGCCCACATACCCCAAACTCAGTGTTTATGCGACCTAGAAACTTGGTGCGGGTGGAGGGAGTCGAACCCTCGTCTCAACCTTGGGAAGGTCACATAATAGCCGTTATACGACACCCGCAAATCAGTCAGTCATTACTAATGGCTGATTGCTGATCTTCGTCAATTGGTAAACGCCTCCCCTCATGGAAGAAACCTTTGGGTGCCACGCTTGTATCTAGAATAGAGACGTCCGCGCAAGCGACGATCCCGACGGCGGTGCAAACACTCGTGGCGCCCAATCTCTTCAGCCATGACAGGGCAGAACACTCCTGTTCATTTCAGCTGTTGCAGGTGCTGCATCGGTATCATACGGCGCGGCACAAAAAAATCCCTACTGAACGAATCAGCAGGGATTTTTAAAATGGTAGGCCTACAGGGATTTGAACCCCGAATGACTGCACCAAAAACAGTAGTGTTACCATTACACCATAGGCCTTTGAAAGAAGATGCGGAGCGTAGAAACGATCGTCCTCTCGTCAAGCCCTCTTTCACAAATAATCAAAGTTTTTTAATTAGCTCCCAAGTCCGTATTATTAATAGACGAACTTGTCCGATTATTTGCAGTCGATCTCAAATCGATGGGTTGACGTCACCCTAAAAACAACGTTTAACACGCCTTTAATGGATGAAGTAGATCAAACTGGCTCAAAGCCGAAATATCGCCGTATTATTTTGAAGTTAAGCGGTGAAGTGTTGCGTAACACCGAAGATGGCGACCCCATCGACGCAAACATCCTTCGCGAGATTTGCGAAGAGGTGAAGAAAGTCGCCGATATCGGTGTCGAAATCGGCCTAGTCATCGGCGGCGGCAATATCTTCCGCGGCCTTAGCGGCGCAGAAATGCGCGGCGTCGACCGCACCACTGGCGACTACATGGGCATGCTCTCAACAGTCATCAACGGCCTCGCCTTTATGGACGCCCTCGAAAAGCTAGACGTCACCGTGCGCCTACAAAGCGCCATCCCGATGGCGAAGCTAGCAGAGCCGTTCATCCTGCGTAAAGCCACACGCCACCTAGAGCGTGGCCGCGTCGTTATCTTCGCGGGCGGCACAGGCAACCCTTACTTTTCAACTGACACGTGCGCAGCACTCCGCGCCAGCGAAATTGGCGCCGACATGCTAATGAAGGCCACCAAGGTCGACGGGATCTATAATAAAGACCCCAACAAGCACGACGACGCCGTCAAATACGACAAGCTCGAATACATTGACGCACTCCGCGACCGCCTCAACGTAATGGATTCCACCGCATTCTCGCTTTGCATGGAAAACAAGATGCCGATCCTCGTATTTAGCATGCGCGAACCAGGCTCGATCCTCCGTGCAGTCATGGGCGAAGAAATCGGCACACTCGTCAAATAACACATCCCACTTTAAACAAACTGATAGATATGGAACCAAAAGACATCCTAAAGACGCTCGCTGCAGACCTAAAGAAAGCAGTCGAACAGACACTCAATCAATTCGACAGCCTCCACACAGGCAAAGCATCCCCCACAATGCTCGACTCCGTGCGCGTCAACGCCTACGGCAGCACCGTGACACTCAAAGAAGTCGCCGCAGTGACGACTCCAGATGCGAAAACCATCATGGTGCAACCATGGGACAAGAGCGTGATCAAAGATGTCGAAAAAGGCATTCAAGAAGCCAACCTCGGACTCAACCCAATGATCGACGGCGGTATCCTCCGCGTGCCAGTCCCAGAACTCACCGGCCAGCGCCGCCAAGAGCTCGCTAAAACAGCAGGCAACATGGCTGAAGATGGCCGCGTGCGCGTGCGCCAAGCACGTCGCGATGCACTCGATCTGTTCAAAGCAGCCAAAAACGACGGCCTCTCCGAAGACGATTTCAAGCGCTACGAAAAAGAAGTGCAAAAAGAGCACGACGATTACATCGCCGAGATCAACAAGCAACTTGCAGGCAAGGAAGCCGACCTCAAGAAGGTCTAATCCAATCAGCTAGAATGCCAATACAGGAGTCGGAACGTTCAAACGCCGACTCCTGTTTTTGATACACATATCGCAGCATTCCTAATTCCTAATTCCTAATTCCTAATTTTTAATTCATCAGTGGTTCCACTCAATCAGGCAAAGCGAGTTGTCATCAAACTCGGCACCGGCGTCTTAACGTCCGGGATCGGAGAGTTAGATACAACCCGCATCGAAGCACTCTGCCATCAGGTCAAAACACTGCGCGAGCGGGGAATTGACGTTATACTCGTCAGCTCTGGCGCAGTCGGCCTCGGCATGGGCAAGCTCGGACTCGAACAACGCCCCAAAGACCTCGCGACACAGCAAGCCTGCGCCGCAGTCGGCCAGACGATCTTGATCAACACCTGG of Lentimonas sp. CC4 contains these proteins:
- the pyrH gene encoding UMP kinase: MDEVDQTGSKPKYRRIILKLSGEVLRNTEDGDPIDANILREICEEVKKVADIGVEIGLVIGGGNIFRGLSGAEMRGVDRTTGDYMGMLSTVINGLAFMDALEKLDVTVRLQSAIPMAKLAEPFILRKATRHLERGRVVIFAGGTGNPYFSTDTCAALRASEIGADMLMKATKVDGIYNKDPNKHDDAVKYDKLEYIDALRDRLNVMDSTAFSLCMENKMPILVFSMREPGSILRAVMGEEIGTLVK
- the frr gene encoding ribosome recycling factor; its protein translation is MEPKDILKTLAADLKKAVEQTLNQFDSLHTGKASPTMLDSVRVNAYGSTVTLKEVAAVTTPDAKTIMVQPWDKSVIKDVEKGIQEANLGLNPMIDGGILRVPVPELTGQRRQELAKTAGNMAEDGRVRVRQARRDALDLFKAAKNDGLSEDDFKRYEKEVQKEHDDYIAEINKQLAGKEADLKKV